One window of the Oncorhynchus clarkii lewisi isolate Uvic-CL-2024 chromosome 19, UVic_Ocla_1.0, whole genome shotgun sequence genome contains the following:
- the LOC139374112 gene encoding GTPase IMAP family member 9-like, translating into MTEQNKEVRIVLVGKIGSGKSATGNAILGRKAFESKMSSFSVTSSSKKKRGNVGGQHVAVIDTPGLFDTKLTQEEALKEISQCLLFSAPGPHVFLVVLKLGGFTEEQQEIVKMIQTLFGDEASKYTMVVFTHGDLLDDVTIEDFLHGNPKLESFITKCNGGYHVFKNKDQNPSQVTELLEKINKMVTMNGGSHYTTEMFQEAESVIEEEKNRILRENEEKIHKEREELKAKFEGVCLREEVEKLGIKQERKARKNAEKFSKMGTGATIGAALGTFGGPVGMSVGAAVGAAVGAGACSTQ; encoded by the exons ATGACTG AACAAAATAAAGAGGTCCGGATTGTTCTGGTTGGGAAGATTGGTTCTGGGAAGAGCGCAACAGGAAACGCCATCCTGGGGAGAAAAGCGTTTGAATCCAAAATGTCCTCTTTTTCTGTGACATCCTCAAGTAAAAAGAAAAGAGGAAATGTGGGAGGGCAACATGTAGCTGTCATCGACACACCAGGCTTGTTTGACACCAAGTTAACACAGGAGGAAGCACTGAAAGAGATCTCACAGTGCCTGCTATTCTCCGCTCCTGGTCCCCATGTGTTCCTGGTTGTTCTCAAGCTGGGAGGATTCACTGAAGAGCAGCAGGAAATTGTGAAGATGATCCAGACATTATTTGGTGATGAAGCATCGAAATACACCATGGTTGTCTTCACACATGGAGACCTTCTTGATGATGTAACAATTGAAGACTTCCTGCATGGAAATCCCAAACTGGAAAGTTTCATTACCAAATGTAACGGGGGATATCATGTCTTCAAAAACAAAGATCAGAATCCCTCCCAGGTCACTGAGCTCCTTGAGAAGATAAACAAGATGGTGACGATGAATGGAGGAAGCCACTACACCACTGAGATGTTCCAGGAGGCTGAGAGTGTGATTGAAGAAGAGAAGAACAGGATCttgagagagaatgaagagaagATACACAAAGAGAGGGAAGAACTGAAGGCAAAGTTTGAAGGAGTGTGTCTAAGAGAAGAAGTAGAGAAGCTGGGGATAAAACAGGAAAGAAAAGCTAGAAAGAATGCTGAGAAATTTAGCAAAATGGGAACAGGTGCTACAATCGGAGCGGCTTTGGGAACATTTGGAGGCCCAGTTGGTATGTCAGTTGGTGCAGCAGTGGGAGCTGCAGTGGGAGCTGGAGCATGCAGTACTCAATGA